In a single window of the bacterium genome:
- the trpC gene encoding indole-3-glycerol phosphate synthase TrpC yields MTGILEEIVSYKRTFVAESKKRLSMRELEEMVTVSGSVRGFAEAIGRKGCALIAEIKTASPSKGIIRDDVTVEDVARIYEENGASCISVLTDERFFKGSLERLDRVRKVCSLPILRKDFIIDPYQIYEARVFGADAVLLIAAVLDDERMKDFIELSAGLSLDSLVEVHDNEEMARVRDLGVSLIGINNRNLSTFVTDLSATEQLASQAPGNALLVSESGINTADDVRTVHNMGADAVLVGEAIMRERNMSLKVRELSEAVPRK; encoded by the coding sequence ATGACCGGTATCCTTGAGGAGATCGTTTCATATAAGCGGACGTTTGTTGCGGAATCGAAGAAACGCCTTTCGATGCGCGAGCTCGAAGAGATGGTCACGGTTTCCGGATCTGTACGGGGTTTCGCCGAGGCGATCGGGAGGAAAGGGTGCGCGCTTATAGCGGAGATAAAAACCGCTTCGCCCTCGAAAGGGATTATCCGCGATGATGTAACGGTCGAGGATGTCGCCCGGATATATGAGGAAAACGGCGCTTCGTGCATATCTGTCCTCACCGATGAGCGATTTTTCAAGGGCAGCCTTGAACGGCTCGACAGGGTGCGGAAGGTATGCTCGCTGCCGATTCTGAGGAAAGATTTTATCATCGATCCATACCAGATTTACGAGGCCCGGGTTTTCGGCGCCGATGCGGTGCTCCTGATAGCCGCAGTACTCGACGACGAGCGGATGAAAGATTTTATCGAACTTTCCGCGGGATTGTCCCTTGACAGTCTTGTTGAAGTGCATGATAATGAAGAGATGGCGAGGGTGCGCGATCTCGGTGTCAGCCTGATCGGCATCAATAACCGTAACCTCAGTACATTTGTTACCGACCTCTCGGCGACCGAGCAACTTGCATCACAGGCGCCGGGGAATGCACTCCTCGTGAGCGAAAGCGGAATTAATACCGCCGATGATGTGCGAACCGTACACAATATGGGTGCGGATGCAGTGCTGGTCGGAGAAGCGATTATGCGTGAACGAAACATGTCCCTGAAAGTCAGGGAGCTTTCGGAAGCAGTGCCGCGAAAATAA
- a CDS encoding TrpB-like pyridoxal phosphate-dependent enzyme, translating into MSNQINLPSTEMPKQWYNIVAEMLPDNPPAPPMNAVTNKPAGPADLLPVFPMGVLEQEMSPERWIDIPEEVMEILSIWRPTPLVRARRLEEYLGTPAKIFYKNESVSPPGSHKPNTAVAQAYYNKREGIKNITTETGAGQWGSALSFACNMFGIKCTVFMVKVSYEQKPYRKSLMHVWGAEVIPSPSNRTDAGRKMLAIDPDCPGSLGIAISEAVQEAVADEKTKYSLGSVLNHVLLHQSIIGLESIRQFKMIDDYPDVVIGCVGGGSNMAGFTFPFLGQRMRGEAKKPGIRVVAVEPTACPTLTKGVYAYDFGDQAQMTPAMLMYTLGHDFIPAGIHAGGLRYHGDSPLLSKLVHEKEIETVAFHQNECYEAAVTFARTEGLLPAPETSHAIRAAINEALACKKTGEKKTIAFNYSGHGHFDLGGYDAYLAGKLVDYAYPEEEIKKSIAKLPKVTPPGM; encoded by the coding sequence ATGAGTAACCAGATCAACCTGCCTTCGACCGAGATGCCGAAGCAATGGTACAACATTGTTGCGGAAATGCTTCCGGACAATCCTCCGGCACCGCCGATGAATGCCGTTACGAACAAACCGGCCGGCCCGGCGGACCTCCTGCCGGTATTCCCCATGGGTGTGCTCGAGCAGGAAATGTCGCCCGAACGCTGGATAGATATCCCCGAAGAGGTTATGGAAATTCTCTCCATCTGGCGGCCGACTCCCCTCGTTCGCGCCCGTCGCCTCGAGGAATATCTCGGAACCCCGGCGAAAATCTTTTATAAGAACGAGAGTGTCTCTCCTCCGGGATCGCATAAGCCGAATACAGCAGTGGCGCAGGCTTATTACAACAAACGTGAGGGTATTAAGAACATCACGACTGAGACGGGAGCAGGTCAGTGGGGAAGTGCCCTTTCGTTTGCCTGCAACATGTTCGGAATAAAATGCACGGTGTTCATGGTGAAGGTCAGTTACGAACAAAAACCGTACCGCAAATCCCTCATGCATGTATGGGGCGCCGAGGTCATTCCGAGCCCGTCCAACAGGACCGATGCGGGCCGTAAAATGCTCGCGATTGATCCCGACTGTCCGGGAAGTCTTGGAATCGCGATCAGCGAAGCGGTTCAGGAGGCGGTTGCGGATGAAAAGACCAAGTACTCCCTCGGGAGTGTGCTCAATCACGTCCTTCTCCACCAGAGCATCATCGGGCTTGAGTCGATCAGACAGTTCAAGATGATCGATGATTATCCCGATGTGGTTATCGGCTGTGTCGGCGGCGGGTCGAACATGGCGGGATTCACCTTTCCGTTCCTCGGTCAGCGTATGCGCGGCGAGGCGAAAAAACCCGGAATCCGTGTTGTAGCCGTCGAACCGACAGCATGCCCGACACTGACCAAGGGTGTTTACGCTTACGATTTCGGCGACCAGGCGCAGATGACTCCTGCAATGCTCATGTATACGCTCGGACATGACTTTATCCCCGCGGGAATCCATGCTGGCGGTTTACGGTATCATGGTGATTCTCCGCTTTTATCCAAGCTCGTGCATGAAAAAGAGATCGAGACGGTGGCGTTCCACCAGAACGAATGCTATGAGGCAGCAGTTACCTTTGCCCGTACCGAAGGACTGCTTCCCGCTCCGGAAACTTCGCATGCCATCAGGGCGGCGATTAACGAAGCGCTTGCATGCAAAAAAACCGGCGAGAAGAAAACCATCGCGTTCAACTACAGCGGTCATGGACATTTCGACCTCGGCGGTTACGATGCATACCTTGCGGGGAAGCTTGTCGATTATGCTTACCCTGAGGAAGAGATCAAGAAATCCATTGCCAAACTCCCCAAAGTGACTCCTCCGGGGATGTAA
- a CDS encoding phosphoribosylanthranilate isomerase has product MKLYIKICGITTAGDAVLAEQSGASAVGFIFYPPSPRAVAPEKAAEISRSLGPFITRVGVFVDEDPDVVLETVRTAHLSAVQLHGSESPGYIGQLQGIPVIKAFRVGPDFDHGILGRYTVSAYLLDAFHEDAYGGTGKTFDWDKAAACRHYGKIILAGGLNADNIGNALKVVNPWGVDISSGIEQRPGKKDPEKMKALFNAITRELTR; this is encoded by the coding sequence ATGAAACTGTACATTAAAATCTGTGGAATCACCACTGCCGGTGATGCTGTCCTTGCCGAACAATCGGGTGCATCCGCTGTGGGATTCATCTTTTATCCACCGAGTCCCCGGGCGGTCGCGCCGGAAAAGGCCGCTGAAATTTCTCGCTCGCTCGGGCCGTTTATTACCCGTGTGGGGGTTTTTGTCGATGAGGACCCGGATGTGGTTCTGGAGACTGTCCGGACGGCGCATCTGAGTGCGGTACAGCTTCATGGCTCGGAAAGCCCCGGATATATCGGGCAGCTGCAGGGAATACCGGTCATAAAAGCCTTTCGGGTGGGTCCGGATTTCGATCACGGGATACTTGGCCGCTACACCGTATCGGCATATCTTCTCGACGCTTTCCATGAAGATGCATACGGCGGTACGGGAAAAACTTTTGACTGGGATAAGGCTGCCGCATGCAGACACTATGGAAAAATCATTCTTGCGGGCGGACTGAACGCGGACAATATCGGTAATGCGCTGAAAGTGGTGAATCCATGGGGAGTTGATATTTCGAGCGGAATTGAACAACGGCCCGGTAAAAAAGACCCGGAGAAAATGAAAGCACTTTTTAACGCGATAACAAGGGAGTTGACGAGGTGA